A genome region from Gadus macrocephalus chromosome 15, ASM3116895v1 includes the following:
- the aprt gene encoding adenine phosphoribosyltransferase isoform X2 translates to MAESKDESKLDLISRCIRPFPDFPSEGILFRDICPIMKSPAALTAVIDLFEQHVLECHPVVDLIVGIDARGFLFGPLLAQRLGVGFVMVRKKGKLPGPTVSVAYTLEYGTAEAEVQEDSVSPGQKVILIDDLLATGGTLFAACELMKKLRAEVLGCLVVVSLKDLSGCTTT, encoded by the exons ATGGCAGAAAGTAAAGATGAATCAAAGTTGGATCTAATCAGCAGATGTATCCGACCGTTCCCCGACTTCCCAAGTGAAGGGATTCTCTTCAG AGATATTTGCCCTATAATGAAAAGTCCAGCAGCACTGACAGCAGTGATCGATCTGTTTGAACAACACGTCCTAGAGTGCCACCCGGTGGTTGATCTGATAGTTG GTATTGATGCTCGTGGGTTCCTCTTCGGCCCTCTTCTGGCACAGAGGTTAGGAGTAGGCTTTGTTATGGTGAGGAAGAAAGGCAAGCTGCCAGGGCCTACTGTGTCTGTGGCGTACACGTTGGAGTATGGCACG GCTGAGGCTGAAGTTCAGGAAGATTCTGTGTCCCCTGGACAGAAAGTTATTCTTATTGATGATCTTTTGGCCACTGGAG GGACCCTGTTTGCTGCATGCGAACTGATGAAGAAGCTACGTGCCGAGGTCCTTGGATGCTTGGTGGTGGTGTCGCTCAAGGACTTGAGCG GTTGTACCACAACGTAA
- the aprt gene encoding adenine phosphoribosyltransferase isoform X1 — MAESKDESKLDLISRCIRPFPDFPSEGILFRDICPIMKSPAALTAVIDLFEQHVLECHPVVDLIVGIDARGFLFGPLLAQRLGVGFVMVRKKGKLPGPTVSVAYTLEYGTAEAEVQEDSVSPGQKVILIDDLLATGGTLFAACELMKKLRAEVLGCLVVVSLKDLSGADKLKPHTVFPLIQY, encoded by the exons ATGGCAGAAAGTAAAGATGAATCAAAGTTGGATCTAATCAGCAGATGTATCCGACCGTTCCCCGACTTCCCAAGTGAAGGGATTCTCTTCAG AGATATTTGCCCTATAATGAAAAGTCCAGCAGCACTGACAGCAGTGATCGATCTGTTTGAACAACACGTCCTAGAGTGCCACCCGGTGGTTGATCTGATAGTTG GTATTGATGCTCGTGGGTTCCTCTTCGGCCCTCTTCTGGCACAGAGGTTAGGAGTAGGCTTTGTTATGGTGAGGAAGAAAGGCAAGCTGCCAGGGCCTACTGTGTCTGTGGCGTACACGTTGGAGTATGGCACG GCTGAGGCTGAAGTTCAGGAAGATTCTGTGTCCCCTGGACAGAAAGTTATTCTTATTGATGATCTTTTGGCCACTGGAG GGACCCTGTTTGCTGCATGCGAACTGATGAAGAAGCTACGTGCCGAGGTCCTTGGATGCTTGGTGGTGGTGTCGCTCAAGGACTTGAGCGGTGCAGACAAACTGAAGCCACACACCGTTTTCCCTCTTATTCAGTATTGA